One Malania oleifera isolate guangnan ecotype guangnan chromosome 10, ASM2987363v1, whole genome shotgun sequence genomic region harbors:
- the LOC131165302 gene encoding scarecrow-like protein 14, with amino-acid sequence MDPMSGSELSDDTVSVLSDVNLVKGFTLADKHFVDAPLLSHDPNPRNLVTSAISDQGELCEDIDFCNVVLKYISQMLMEEDMDDKNCMFQESWSALQAAERSFYEVIGEKYPPSPKDQLPPPFDLSFESSDEHYTGNCSEFNYSSWNGVNNLEDPRWNCNSSEYISCKALSTSADCTSQSSFRSSSNEANLVDGFVDYPGRSLGAPGICGESKSIIQSQGGVEEASKFLPKDGDSFVNLNNNLLLPNEPKREAKAVVVAAEVKKQGIEYSLDGSKGKKNPRGTKNPHVEDVDSEAGRSSKLSAVYTESTARTEVFDMMLLCAREKAQPALDNASQNRVMKNMHQNSQLKGSTSRKGRGAKQGGKRNLVDLRTLLILCGEAIAVNDQLTVTELLKQIREHSSPTGDGMQRLATYFSNGLEARLAGRGSQIDRALFARRSTAADILKAHRLFLAVCPFQKIANFFLSKIIMQVAEKATRLHIIDFGISYGYHWPSFIEQLSARPGVPPKLRITGIEFPLPGFRPAEMVEETGCRLANYAESFNVPFEFNSIAKKWEMIHMDDIMIDREEVLVVSCIFRLKSLLDETVMLESPRDMVLNLIRKMNPDVFIHGVVNANYGAPFFLTRFREAVFHYSSLFDMFESVVPRDIPERMLVEKELIGREAMNVIAYEGLERIERPETYKQWQARNIRAGFRQLPLNREIVRAAKECVKSGYHKDFIVDLDGQWLLQGWKGRIHNGLSAWKPLH; translated from the coding sequence ATGGATCCTATGAGTGGAAGCGAACTTAGTGATGATACCGTTTCGGTTCTCTCGGATGTGAATCTTGTCAAGGGGTTCACGCTCGCAGATAAACACTTTGTGGATGCACCTCTGCTTTCCCATGATCCAAACCCTAGAAATTTAGTCACAAGTGCGATCAGCGATCAGGGAGAATTGTGTGAGGACATTGATTTTTGTAATGTAGTACTCAAGTATATAAGCCAGATGCTTATGGAGGAAGATATGGATGACAAGAATTGCATGTTCCAGGAGTCTTGGTCGGCACTTCAAGCTGCCGAGCGATCATTCTATGAGGTTATCGGGGAGAAGTACCCTCCTTCACCCAAGGACCAGCTCCCGCCTCCTTTCGATCTAAGTTTTGAGAGCTCGGACGAACACTACACCGGGAATTGCAGTGAATTCAATTACAGTAGCTGGAATGGCGTTAATAATTTGGAAGATCCTAGGTGGAATTGCAATTCTAGTGAGTACATCTCTTGTAAAGCACTTAGTACTTCTGCAGACTGCACATCACAATCATCATTCCGCTCGTCAAGCAACGAGGCTAATCTTGTAGATGGGTTTGTGGATTATCCAGGAAGAAGTCTTGGGGCTCCTGGTATTTGTGGTGAGAGCAAGTCTATTATTCAATCCCAGGGAGGGGTTGAAGAAGCAAGCAAGTTCCTTCCAAAAGATGGTGATTCGTTTGttaatttgaataataatctgTTGCTGCCCAATGAGCCAAAGAGAGAAGCTAAAGCTGTTGTAGTAGCAGCGGAGGTTAAGAAGCAAGGGATTGAGTACTCATTAGATGGGTCAAAGGGAAAAAAGAATCCAAGAGGAACGAAGAATCCTCATGTGGAGGATGTGGATTCAGAGGCAGGAAGGAGTAGCAAGCTGTCAGCTGTTTATACGGAATCAACTGCAAGAACAGAAGTGTTTGATATGATGTTGTTGTGTGCTAGAGAGAAAGCTCAACCTGCACTTGACAATGCCTCGCAGAATAGAGTAATGAAGAATATGCATCAAAATAGTCAACTCAAAGGATCTACTAGTAGAAAGGGCCGTGGTGCAAAACAGGGAGGTAAGAGGAATTTGGTGGATTTGAGGACTCTTCTAATCCTCTGCGGAGAAGCCATTGCAGTTAATGATCAACTGACAGTGACTGAGCTTCTGAAGCAGATCAGAGAACATTCCTCTCCTACTGGAGATGGGATGCAGAGATTGGCCACCTATTTCTCCAATGGCCTTGAAGCACGCTTGGCTGGACGTGGAAGTCAGATAGACCGTGCCCTTTTTGCCAGGAGATCAACAGCTGCcgatatcttgaaagctcaccgTCTGTTTCTTGCTGTGTGCCCATTTCAGAAGATTGCAAACTTCTTCTTAAGCAAGATAATTATGCAAGTGGCTGAGAAAGCAACAAGGCTCCACATTATTGACTTTGGAATTTCCTATGGTTACCATTGGCCTTCCTTCATAGAACAGCTCTCAGCTCGGCCTGGTGTACCTCCAAAGCTACGGATTACTGGGATTGAATTCCCACTTCCAGGTTTCAGACCAGCAGAAATGGTTGAGGAGACAGGATGTCGCTTAGCAAATTATGCGGAGAGTTTTAATGTTCCATTTGAGTTCAATTCCATAGCAAAAAAATGGGAAATGATTCACATGGATGATATTATGATTGACAGAGAGGAGGTGCTTGTTGTGAGCTGTATCTTTCGACTTAAAAGCCTACTTGATGAGACTGTTATGTTGGAGAGTCCACGGGATATGGTTCTTAACCTAATCAGAAAGATGAATCCAGATGTTTTCATTCATGGAGTTGTGAATGCTAACTATGGTGCTCCCTTCTTCCTCACGAGATTCCGAGAGGCTGTCTTCCACTATTCTTCTCTGTTTGATATGTTTGAAAGTGTCGTTCCCCGGGATATTCCAGAGAGGATGCTGGTTGAAAAGGAATTAATTGGGCGTGAGGCAATGAATGTCATTGCATATGAGGGCTTAGAGAGGATTGAGAGACCAGAGACATATAAGCAGTGGCAGGCCCGAAATATTAGGGCTGGGTTTAGGCAGCTGCCTTTGAACAGGGAGATTGTTAGGGCagcaaaggagtgtgtaaaatcAGGCTATCACAAGGATTTTATAGTTGATTTAGATGGCCAATGGTTACTGCAGGGTTGGAAGGGACGAATTCACAATGGGCTCTCTGCTTGGAAGCCTCTTCATTAA